A window of Halovivax gelatinilyticus genomic DNA:
GCCTCGGCGTCGCCGCCGGTCCGTTCGCGCTCTTCCGGCGAGCCGATCACCTGGTAGGTCTCCTGGCCCCGGGCGTCCATTCGCGTGACGTCCGGTGCGTCGAAGACGAGATCGTGATCCGGCGTTCGGATGATCACTTCCTCGGCATCGAGTTCGTCCATGTCGATGCCCATCTGTTTCATCATCTGTTCCATCTTCCGCGGATCGAGACCGCCGCCTCCACCAAACATAGTCGAGAGGTTACCACGCGCGGCCAAAAGGCTGACGACCGCCGACGGCGGGTTCGTCCGGGCGTTCACTCCTCGGGCCCGACGCTGGATCTGACTTTCACCGCCATCCCGGTCTCGAAGTCGCGGATCGATCCGGCGTCGAGGGCGGCGCGACCGACGGCGAGCAGCGTCCCGTCGACGTGTTCGACGACCACTTCGTCGCCGGCGCGGACCGCCGGGTCGACCCCGCGGACGAACTTCGCGAAGACGTTCTTTCCGTCGCGGACGAACGGCTCGCTCTCGTCGTCGACGACGACGCGTCCGACGGGCGGGTCGAACGCCGCCGCGAGCCGACGGCCGCCTTCGAGGCCGAGCGTGAATCGGCCGTCCGTTCCGTACGAGACGAGGCGATCGCCGTCGACGTGGATCTGCTGTGGCCGTCCGCTTCCGGTGCGGGTGATCGTCGGCGACTCGGCCGGATCGAACAGGGCGGTCCCCGCTCCCGCACCGAACTGGTACTCGGCGACGTACCTGAGCGCGGCCAGTTCCCGTTCGTCTGTCATCGGCCGTTCTTCTCGGCGGCCGGGTGAAAGGCTATCGACTCAGTCGGCGGGATCGCCGACCCGGCGGTGATGTGGGACATGGACCCGCTCGGTCACCACGACGATCGGCGGACGGCCGACGAAGAAAATAAGACAATCTCCGCTCTCAGCTTATTTTCGAGCACAGGACTGATAAAACGGTGAGGTTATTACTGGTCGAAGGATAGAATTGGCAATAAATGGACGGTACGCAGATCGGACTCGGCGTTTGTCTCATCGGAACGGCATCTCTCCTACTGGTCGGTCGATCGCAGGCCCCGTCGGATTCGGTGGTCTACGGCATGGCGGGTCTCGCCGTGGCGCTGACGATCGGCGCGGTCGCCATCGCGGCCATCAGAAACTGCGAGACGCGGGCGATCTGAGTCTAGAGCAAGAATCGATCGACGTCTCCGTCGAGGTCGACGAAGCTGTCGGCTTCTTCGATCAGCTCTTCGGCCGTCGACGATTCGAACGCCATCACTTCGGGTCTGACCCCTTCGTGGCGGAGGTGTGAACAGAGTCGCGAGAAGTCCCCGTCGCCGGTACACAGCACGATCGAGTCGACGTGGTTGGCGAGCGTGACCGCGTCTAAGCTCATCCCGACGTCCCAGTCGGCCTTCTTCGACCCGTCGGGAAACCGCTTTATGTCCTTGATCTTGGTCTCGAAGCCGATGTCGACGAGCGCGTCGAAGAACGACTCCTCTTCGGGGGAGTCTGCGCGGATGACGTAGGCGATCGCGCGCGTGAGCTGTCGGTCGCCGACGGCGGCGTCGAGAAGCGAGGCGTAGTCGATGTTCCGGCTGTGGAGGCTCTGGGCGGAGTGATAGAGATTCTGCGCGTCGACCAGCACGGCGACCCGCTGGCCTGGGTGAACGTTAGACATGTTCACACCGAACACTCACACGGACAAAGCACTTTCGAGCGAGGACGTCGACCTGTGATGGAAAACCGGTTCCGATTCGTCGAACCGGTTCGATCCGGGTTCGAGGTTAGCTCCGGAGCTTCGCGATGCGCTTTTCGGTCGGTGGGTGCGTCGAGAAGATGCTCTGTAGCAGGCTCCGGTCGGCGTTGAAGATGCACAGCGCGGCAACGGTGTCGTTCGTCTGCTGGTCGCGACCTTCGGCGCCGGCCGAAATCTTCTCGAGCGCGCGGGCCAGTGGATCGCCGCTACCGATCGCGTCCC
This region includes:
- a CDS encoding NYN domain-containing protein codes for the protein MSNVHPGQRVAVLVDAQNLYHSAQSLHSRNIDYASLLDAAVGDRQLTRAIAYVIRADSPEEESFFDALVDIGFETKIKDIKRFPDGSKKADWDVGMSLDAVTLANHVDSIVLCTGDGDFSRLCSHLRHEGVRPEVMAFESSTAEELIEEADSFVDLDGDVDRFLL
- a CDS encoding nascent polypeptide-associated complex protein produces the protein MFGGGGGLDPRKMEQMMKQMGIDMDELDAEEVIIRTPDHDLVFDAPDVTRMDARGQETYQVIGSPEERERTGGDAEAADTSGGAFDEDDVELVATRTGASEDDARDALERHGGDLAAAVADLE
- a CDS encoding PUA domain-containing protein, with amino-acid sequence MTDERELAALRYVAEYQFGAGAGTALFDPAESPTITRTGSGRPQQIHVDGDRLVSYGTDGRFTLGLEGGRRLAAAFDPPVGRVVVDDESEPFVRDGKNVFAKFVRGVDPAVRAGDEVVVEHVDGTLLAVGRAALDAGSIRDFETGMAVKVRSSVGPEE